The genomic stretch AGCGTGATCATGCCATCGGCTAACACTAATCGCTGACATTCAGGGATCGCAACAGGGTAAATGGCTTGTAATTGCTGGGCATAATCAGCCAGTTCTGGCCACGCAGCATGGGCTTTTTTTAAATCATCGAGACTGACAGGGAATTTTTCGAAGCTGATAAAGTGTAACTGTTTGAGACAAGCTTGCGGATGTTGAGATCTAAACGATTCAAATTGCTGCCACACGGCCAAAAAATTTAACCCAGTACCAAAGCCCGTTTCTGCGATGGTAAAGCGAGGTTGGGGGAAGTGTTGCCAACGTTCTGGCAAATGGTTTTGTTTAATGAAAACGTAGCGACTTTCTTCCAGTCCATTGGCGTTAGAGAAGTAAATATCATCAAATTGATGAGAGATCGGCGTGCCAGATTCATTCCAATCGAGTTTCGCATTTTGTATAGAACTCATAATACCTGTCATTTTGGGTCGATTTAGGGCTATTATATACCCATTACGCGACCTTTATTGATCGAGAAGCGCCTGTATTGCCAATTTTAATGATGAAATAGCAATACAAAAGGGAAAAATTAGGAAAGCTGACCACTTAGTAAGAGTAAGTCAGTTATCATTTACACGATTTTTGAATTATAGGAATGTCACATGAAACGAGCCGTCATCACTGGTCTAGGCATTGTATCTAGTATTGGTAATAACGTAGAAGAAGTATTAGCGTCTTTAAAAACAGGTAAATCTGGCATTAGTGCTTCAGAGCAATTTAAAGAAGCCGGTCTTCGTTCTCATGTTTGGGGTGAGCTAAAAATCACACCAAGCGATTTTATCGACCGTAAACAAATGCGCTTTATGGGCGATACTGCTTCTTATGCATTCCTTGCAATGCAACAAGCAGTGGAAGATTCTCAGTTACCTGAAGACCAAGTATCAAATGATCGTACCGGTCTTGTTGCTGGCTCTGGTGGTATTTCTTCACAAAACCAAGTGATCTCAGTGGATACTATCCGTGAGAAAGGCGTAAAGCGCGTGGGTCCTTACATGGTTCCTCGTACTATGGCGTCAACGGTTTCAGCTTGTCTTGCCACGCCATTTAAAATTCGTGGCGTTAACTACACCATGAGTTCAGCTTGTGCGACTTCAGCACACTGTATCGGTCACGCATTAGAGCTTATCCAACTTGGCAAACAAGATGTGGTATTTGCTGGTGGTGGTGAAGAGCTTCACTGGTCTTCTGCCATGATGTTTGATGCGATGGGTGCATTATCAACTAAGTTTAATGATCAGCCTGAAAAAGCTTCTCGTACTTATGATGCAAACCGTGATGGTTTTGTTATCTCTGGTGGCGGCGGTATGGTTGTGGTTGAAGAACTGGAACATGCTCTTGCTCGTGGCGCAAAAATTTACGGCGAAATCGTAGGTTACGGCGCAACATCAGACGGCTATGATATGGTCGCTCCTTCTGGTGAAGGCGCGGTTCGTTGCATGAAGATGGCAATGGAAAATGTCGATTCTATCGATTACGTTAACACCCACGGTACTTCTACTCCGGTTGGTGATGTAAAAGAGCTTGGCGCGATCCAAGAAGTATTTGGTAAAGACAGCGGCGGCAAATGCCCTGCGATTTCAGCCACCAAAGCCATGACAGGTCACGCACTTGGCGCGGCGGGTGTACATGAAGCGATTTACTCAACGCTGATGCTACAACATAGCTTTATTGCCCCAAGTATCAACGTCGAAACGCTTGATCCTGCCGCAGAGGGTTTAGATATTGTGACAGAACCTCGCGAGCAAGAACTCAACACGGTTATGTCTAACAGCTTTGGTTTTGGTGGCACAAACGCCACACTTGTTATCAAGAAATACCAAGCGTAATATCCTTAGCCAATAAACGGCTTAGTGTATTGATAAATCCTCGGCTTAGGCTGGGGATTTTTTGTATTATAAGTCATCTAATTACTTTGATTGGTCGAATATTAATTCAGTCCAGTATCGTTCCATCCATATTGTTGACGTAGAAAAGTGTCAAAAGAACAGGGAGGTTCTTTTCCAAGTGTCCATGGAGGGTTTAAACGGCTTTTTGGAATTAATAATTTTGGATGAGAACTTAATCAAATTGTACAATCATCCAGTGTGAGAGTCTGTAATGAAAATAGTCATCGATGAAAACATGCCGTATGCCGAAGCGTTATTTAGTCAACTTAGTGAAGTGAAGATGCTGCCGGGGCGAACGATGACAGCCGATGATTTGGTGGATGTTGATGCGCTAATGATCCGTTCGGTTACCAAGGTCAATGCCCAATTATTGAGTAAAGCCAATAAACTGAAATTTGTCGGTACTGCGACCGCAGGGCAAGATCATGTCGATAAAGCACTGCTGGCCCAAAAAGGGATTTATTTCACCTCTGCACCCGGTTGCAATAAAGTTGGTGTAACAGAATATGTGTTTAGCGTATTGATGGTCTTGGCGCAGCAACATGGTTTTTGTGTGTTTGATAAAACCATAGGCATTGTTGGCGCAGGGCAGGTAGGTTCTTATTTAGCTCAATGTATGACTGGGCTGGGCTTTAAGGTGTTACTAAACGATCCGCCTAAGCAGCAACAATTTAAGCAGCAACAAAATAAGCAATCACACGCCGAGCAACAGCAAGCTGACAGCCGAGAGTTTGTTGAATTAGACAACTTATTAGAGCAAGCTGATGTGGTCTGTCTGCATACCCCGATCACTAAAGATGGCGATCACCCCACTCACCATTTAATCGATGCTAAGCGCCTTAATGCATTGCGTGCAGATCAAATCTTGATCAACGCAGCGCGTGGACCCGTGGTCGACAATCAAGCGTTAAAAGCACGTTTACAGCAACAAGATGGCTTTATTGCAGTATTGGATGTATTTGAATTTGAGCCGCAAGTGGATTTGGAATTATTGCCGTTATTGGCCTTTGCGACGCCGCATATTGCAGGCTACGGATTAGAAGGTAAAGCGCGTGGCACCACTATGATCTTTAATGCCTATTGTGAGTTTCTTAACTTGCCAAATCGCGCCAATGCTAGTGAATTATTACCCGTTGCGCCAATCCCACAAGTTCAGTTATCAACAGGTTGGAGTGAAGATCGCGAGAAAACACAAGCAT from Vibrio algicola encodes the following:
- the fabB gene encoding beta-ketoacyl-ACP synthase I, encoding MKRAVITGLGIVSSIGNNVEEVLASLKTGKSGISASEQFKEAGLRSHVWGELKITPSDFIDRKQMRFMGDTASYAFLAMQQAVEDSQLPEDQVSNDRTGLVAGSGGISSQNQVISVDTIREKGVKRVGPYMVPRTMASTVSACLATPFKIRGVNYTMSSACATSAHCIGHALELIQLGKQDVVFAGGGEELHWSSAMMFDAMGALSTKFNDQPEKASRTYDANRDGFVISGGGGMVVVEELEHALARGAKIYGEIVGYGATSDGYDMVAPSGEGAVRCMKMAMENVDSIDYVNTHGTSTPVGDVKELGAIQEVFGKDSGGKCPAISATKAMTGHALGAAGVHEAIYSTLMLQHSFIAPSINVETLDPAAEGLDIVTEPREQELNTVMSNSFGFGGTNATLVIKKYQA
- a CDS encoding 4-phosphoerythronate dehydrogenase, producing the protein MKIVIDENMPYAEALFSQLSEVKMLPGRTMTADDLVDVDALMIRSVTKVNAQLLSKANKLKFVGTATAGQDHVDKALLAQKGIYFTSAPGCNKVGVTEYVFSVLMVLAQQHGFCVFDKTIGIVGAGQVGSYLAQCMTGLGFKVLLNDPPKQQQFKQQQNKQSHAEQQQADSREFVELDNLLEQADVVCLHTPITKDGDHPTHHLIDAKRLNALRADQILINAARGPVVDNQALKARLQQQDGFIAVLDVFEFEPQVDLELLPLLAFATPHIAGYGLEGKARGTTMIFNAYCEFLNLPNRANASELLPVAPIPQVQLSTGWSEDREKTQALLHNLTQLIYDVRHDDAVFRREMSRLDGKAQAQAFDRLRKQYWDRREYSAIRLVCIDKAVPTSTTVTASTAAIDLTPFASLGFNIEVLHESKI